GAAGCGCCTTGAACAGCAGTGATTGTCAGTTCTAGTCCTGGACTGCCCCCTGCACATTTGTTCCCTCTTCTGTTTATTTTGAATGGCTGGATGTTTAGGGTTGCAGTAAAGCACATgcaaaaatgctttataagcttTACTATTTTGGGTCAAAGAGATTTGAGCCAATGAATAAGTTGTTAATGGTATGTGACCTAACTAATAATCACAGTTATGTGATTAGAACTATGCTTTAGTCGTTATGTGCTCTATAAGTCACttatggaaaataaaataaaacatctttaCGTAATACAAACAATATTAAGAAGTGACTGAATGAATCATGTAGACTTTGGTTTTTTGTTACCATTAGGCAGGTATTTATGATCTAATGCATGTTGAGATTTCTTCAACTAGCTCTTTGTAAAAAATAATCTACTTGATTTAAATACACGTCTGGAGAGTAAACAGCTAAACCACAGGATGTTGTGCGCCTCTGAAATATCAAATTAACAACAAACTCAAACTTCAAAATGATCAGATTACTGACATGTATGTGACCTCAGTAACTGGAGATTGCCAACATTTGGCTTCTTGCAGTGACCTGTCTATTCTGTGCATGTAATTGTAATCACTGATTTACAGCATGGTATACATCACATTAACActctattttacactaaatctTAGATTTTAAGTTCAGAATGATTTAATGGCTTTATGTTTACTTAGTCCATGACCAGCCTATTATCACTAGGGTTTGTTTGAAGACCCTAAATGCGACATAAATATTAATGGAGTAAATCCTAAAAAAATCACAGCAATGGTCTAGTTTActggtcaaaataacattgtttattaatattcataccGTACATTGTTGCGTGTAATTGTTATTGATAGTGTTGGTCATTTTACGGCAAATGCGACGGGAACGTTTATTGTAGTGTTTAATTGCTCATGAAGGGGCATTAatagttaaggtacaggactagtaatcaaaatggCTGCTTGTTAaagccccccaccccccactgccatgttgccactgttgagcctttGTGCAAGGCCCTTTCAATCACGTTTAAGGTAAAAGACCTTCCTAAAGTTACACAGCTACAGAAACACGAACCTGAAAACAGCAGCAGTAACAATTATGCAAAAAATTGAAGTGCCAAAATAAAATGGTCAAATATTAGTTTCCCCTCAGCGTGCCGTAAAATCAACATTATGATCTAGTGCTGATTGTGTGCTTGTAAAATACAGAACATAAAATGACCAATGtgtaaacatggtgttaaacaataaataaataaataaaatacagaacaTGCATGGCAATTAAATTTCACTGTTTTAAATGCATGTAGTCCAGTCTACAGAACAGATTAGAGacaccaaattgtccatgactgtgttcgatataaccttgtgaactgattaaccttgtgtaatgagtaactaccattcccgtcctgaatgtaaccagaaatgtaaaacatgacgttacaatcctaataaacaaacgtgTTATATTTTACCTTTTATTAATAGAACAAAAAGCCCACCGTTTAGCCAGCCAATTTGCATGTCctaatgtatatgtttaatttaataaacatatttattttgcaTTAGGTTGCTGTTATTATTCTAGTATCAGGCTTGTTTGTTTGGCATAATATCAAATGGACAAAATTGTTATACATTATGCAAATGCAATACTTTGTTACTTCCAAATGACATCTATTTATGGACTTTAATCTCTTATGGTCCGTTGCTTAAGCATGAGATGGTTATGGTCCTGGGCACAAGTCGATATTTAAAAATTGTGCTTAAATGGCAGGAAAGTGTTTAACTATATAGGTTTTGAATTTATAAACATTGCTTTGACTTCTTAGATGATGTCAGTCATTTGCCAGCctgctgctgtttcatttactGCCAACAAGTGTCGGCATGTATATGCTGAATCGCCAGCAGAATTTGAACCACTGCTTCTTGATGCCAGTTTAATCTGAGCTAGCCATAGCCATAGTTTTTGGAATGAAATATTTCTTTTGTTGATGGTGCTTTTTTTTGCCAACATACAAACACAATAGAGttgcttttgtgtttgtgtttataaacACAATTGCTTTTGCCATTAATGTAGGTCTGAAGGTAATTGCGCAATAATAAATATCTGAAGTTGGAGTGTATTTTGATCGGTTTCAGATCATATGGTGCTATGTGaattaaatagtttaaaatctTTTGAAACTGCTAGTGTTTTGAATATATTATGCTGCGTGTTCTCGGCTGACTGGAGTGTGGAGGCGGTACTGCATACATTAGTCAAATCGCTGCCTCGCTCGACCAATAGATGGTGCAGctgtgctgtttttcttggataAATTATGCAGATGGTGCAGGCTGCAGATTTTTCAGCAGAGAGGAGATGAGCTGACCTTGGAGATCCTTTGTGCAGTGCGGTGCGGTGGTGGTGGCTGTTTGCGCTCTGATAAACAGCTTTTCTTTACCGGACCTCGACCGTTCGCAGCGGATCGTCGGGTAGAAACCGCGCTGCACTATGTGAGACTCGCTCTACAGTCAGAGCcgcttttttcttttctccgTGCCGCTCGGTATTTATGGAGGAAATAGCATGAATTCTCAGTGCTATTCGGTGGCGATGGATCTTGGAGTATGTCAGCTAAGAGATTTCTCCATATCGTTTCTGTCCTCGCTGCTGGGAACTGAGACTTCATCTGTAAGACTCGACAACAGGTAAAATGATTCATAAATGCGACACCGTCAGCGCTTTGTACTGGAATGATCATACAGTGTGCTGCTTTTGCTTCTGGGCATCGATTTTCTTCCTGATAGTCCTTTGTATCACGGTTTTTCTTTCGATTTTAAAGCCTGGTTGTTGTTGGTGTTGCTGTTTAAATTAGGGTTTCTACCAGCTGGCTTGCTTGTTTGTCTTTGTACGCGATGCGTTTTCTCGAGTGGATGCTGTATCCTCGACtgtacaaataaaatagaagCAGGCCTTTATTTAACACCTATAATGGGATTTATGTACCAAGAGCAGTCCATGTTTTTTGAATCTGCCATCAGAACTCATTTTATATTCATGAACAGCCTGTACTCACCAGTCTTTAATATTCATAGCACAATCCAACAATCATTTCATAGCAAAAATGTCAATGCATAGTTATAGCACATACATAACAATGTCTTTATTTCATCTCTGGAATCTTTATTCTATGAATGTTTAATGCTTTCTTTGGCCTTGTTTTTCAGTTCATCTGGTGCAAGTGTTGTGGCCATTGACAACAAAATCGAACAAGCGATGGTAAGTctctaaatgttttatttaaaaaatgcatattaataataatataatgatggCATATTTGCTGTAGAATCATGTGAAATTGTGCACTAATGCGAATGATCAGCCAAGGAAGAGCTGCATCAGCATCCCCCTGTTACTGCCCAATGAATTACATAATCAACAAATGGAGCTGGTGCACACAGTGCAGGCACAATGCGCCTCTCTGCTTTAGAACCCTTCACGGTGGCTCTCTAACTGTATTATTCAGCCTTGATTAGATATCAGTCAGccaaaacagaattataaagtATTTTTCTCTGCTGTCTTTTTCACTATTATTTTAGCAGAGTACATTTTATAATGCAGTATAATGTACTAAATCGTTAAAAACATGTACGCCTTGTACAGGAGATCTAATCAATACAAGCATTTAAGTGTATAAAGACAAAACTGCAATACAGATGGATGtaacatttgttttaaaaaggtcattaataaatataaatgttaaacTGCATAGGTACAAATGGATATTGGGTTAAGGCCTCAGCCAGCAACAATAATTACAACTCAAATACACAGTGATTTATCTTAATGAAGTAAAtgctaatgaatcttgtgttcaCAAGGCATTACAATGTTTTGTTGTGGAACCTTCTGATAAATTGCAGTCGTTTCAAATAATCAGGTTTAGTTCAAATAATTGTACAGTCATGCAGCACTGAGATTTGAATTCTAATTCTAAGGAAaagctgcattttttttttttggttattttataaatattagtttttttatttttttatttggatgTGTAAAGGCAAATATGAAGAATTTTAAAGAACAGGTTAGCAGTCTGAGAAATATTGTGAAATATCAATAatgtttttacataaatgtaGTGACAAACCATTAAGATGCttttcattaaaaactcaaaGGATTTGAAAAGCTAATTAATACCAACCTTTACATCtttacaatttaaaataataatgaagtaaCGTGTAATGGCTGTGTGGTGCATTGCCGTGTACCTTTCACAATCTACGTGGGTTATTATGAACaaaatttttttagtttagcattttaaatgaaccaaaacatcTGTTCTTTTAAACTGTGTTTAATCTAAGCTTGTGTAAATTCAGCACCTTACATTTATGGTGTTTATATTGCAGAAATGCCTACATGGATTTAATTTCACCACACTGTGCAATAAGTTAATATATgtcatgtatttaaaaaatgactttaaataaaaatagtgaCAGCTGCCACTGTGACACAAACTGCACtacttattattaatacataaagGTTTAAATAGCTGCTTATTAAAATTAGATggtaaataaatagatgaacaAACAAGCCACTGCTTTACAGTTCTTTTAtacagtgtgttttatttaccatGCCTGTTATTTGCAACACATCTACTGTTTTCCCTTGTGTGTTTATGCTTGTTGAATCAGTTGTTTATTTTAAGAGCATTAATAACCTCTGGTGATCGTAGTGTCAATGATAAAAGATGGAGGTCAGCCTTCATAGCTGCTCTCAGTATAATTTCTGTGCCGAAAAGTGTAGCTAATGCTCAGGCCGAGGCACAGCGTGTAAGGTGGAGTCACATTTCCTGTATAAATCCATGCAGTGGAACAGCGCTGCTCTCGCTCACACCATCCTGTGCCTTGTTACTGTTGCTAGGCAAAGACTCGAGCTTTTACAGGCAGTTATAAATATCTCAGGCTCTGATTGGCCGGATGGGCTGTGGGCTCGGCCATTTTGTTGTCTGAGCGACTCTGGGAATGAAAACTGTAGTGCTGAATGCAGGTACATTCTCACTTAACGCGGGCTATCGGgctgctgtgtttttattttatcacgATCACTGCAGCTCAGTCACATGATCAGTCTTCTTAATGCACTGGGCTATAAATCTGCTTTCTGTCCTCTGTTCACTTGTGCTAGTTTCAATGCCTTTAAGAAATCAAATGTTGAGTAATAGCACATGGTCCGAGAGGGAATATGAATATAACCTGCGTACTGTAATCATGACTTGAGCCAAACTAGGAACATTTTGTATTGCACTTTATTGATTAAGCATGTATTTCTTTCGGGCATGCATTTTTAGTTTTGGTTAGTAACGGCCTTGTTAAAATGACTGTCATTGTATGTTTATAGCATTGAACAAAAGTCACAAATAGCACATAAATGTGTTGTAAGGGTCTAAGTTTAAGAAATTAATTGGTGGTTAGAGTGGTCATAGAAATATAGATCACCAtggattagggatgtaacgatacactctacccacaatgcgatgCGATTTATGCTAttgggttcacgatacaatttccccccgattttttttttaaactgaaattgaagacaaattatgacagtttcctttttttattcctctttaaaaaaaataaaatactgtatttgtgattatcttttatttatctaaataatgaatgcctttctatttctgaggtaggtacaaactattttgaattaagcccaatttggctgaaaaaccccgaatttggcaaccaggcgcatagcgccagtgacgtcaaccaggcacggtgtatagcgccagtgccctctgctgtctaAAGtgaattcattttacatgtcaaatctaTTTGGATCGTGGAATTTATGAATCGGTTATTaattgtcttgtggtgcattgttacatccctaccaTGGATCGGTGTGTTGCTATATGCCAAACATTTATCAGCCGCTCTATTCTGGTCACGGCCGTGGTATTTCCATTTCCATCAGTGGGcccaaggcaggaatacactggcCTGGGCACAAATCTATCGCAGACCAtcaaattatatatacagtggtaccttaaaactcaacatcaattggttctgggactggcattgagtttcaaggtaattTTTCACTAtaagtacaggggttggacaatgaaactgaattacctggttttagaccacaataatttattagtatggtgtagggcctccttttgcggccaatacagcgtcaattcgtcttggaaatgacatatacaagtcctgcacagtggtcagagggattttaagccattcttcttgcaggatagtggccaggtcactacgtgatgctggtggaggaaaacgtttcctgactcgcttctccaaaacaccccaaagtggctcaataatatttagatctggtgactgtgcaggccatgggagatgttcaacttcactttcatgttcatcaaaccaatctttcaccagtctagctgtgtgtattggtgcattgtcatcctgatacacggcaccgccttcaggatacaatgtttgaaccattggatgcacatggtcctccagaatggttcggtagtccttggcagtgacgcgcccatctagcacaagtattgggccaagggaatgccatgatatggcagcccaaaccatcactgatccacccccatgcttcactctgggcatgcaacagtctgggtggtacgcttttttggggcttctccacaccgtaactctcccggatgtggggaaaacagtaaaggtggactcatcagagaacaatacatgtttcacattgtccacagcccaagatttgcgctccttgcaccattgaaaccgacgcttggcattggcacgagtgaccaaaggtttggctatagcagcccggctgtgtatattgaccctgtggagctcccgacggacagttctggtggaaacaggagagttgaggtgcacatttaattctgccgtgatttgggcagccgtggttttatgttttttggatacaatccgggttagcacccgaacatccctttcagacagcttcctcttgcgtccacagttaatcctgttggatgtggtttgtccttcttgatacatcacaaagacttgctgtcttggtcacagatgcgccagcaagacgtgcaccaacaatttgtcctcttttgaactctggtatgtcacccataatgttgtgtgcattgcaatattttgagcaaaactgtgctcttaccctgctaattaaaccttcacactctgctcttactggtgcaatgtgcaataaatgaagattggccaccagactggtccaatttagccatgaaacctcccacactaaaatgacaggtgtttcagtttcattgtccaacccctgtatgtatgggaaacctgttaattcGTTCCATGGTCCAGGCATATGTTAAACAATGGGATTGTTTATGACACCtatacactgaaataaaaaagctgattcttacaatttctcagaaccccaagctgtaacacaagtttaaaagtgaaacagtgagaaaaatcaggctaaacacagatacatgtggagctttcagagtgaatctgactgttgttccacacaaatgcagattcgtctcatatgcacactctgatgacgtattactgcaccgctcaagccaagcgctgaacgcAGCGACttaattgttaatttaaaatttaatgaatacatttaaaaaaaataaactttaagggtaaaatttctcgacgaagagcgttgagtttcaaagattttgagtttaggggacattgagttacctGGTACCACTGTAGTTGTCCATAGTTGTCTTACACAATTCGCTTGCGATAGTGGAGCAGCGGGTGGAGTATGTTCTGCACCACAAACTGGGTCCTgaaatcctgggtttgatcttttTCCCTGCGTTCTGCATGCTTTTTCACTTACTTTATGCTTTTCTTCCACCTCCACAAACAACTAGAAGGATAATTGGCTGCTTGATTTGCCCCTAAGTGTGTCAGTGATTAAATGTGTTGCCCTGCAGTAGATTGACACCAAGTTCAGAATGAATTCTTGCACTGTGgacagtgtttctgggtggcatcCTACCCACCAAAATTCTAAACACGATAAAGTGAAAGTGACTCCCTACTAGCACCAAACCAGGTGTATCAAGAAAGTCTTTAAATTCTTAGACACACAACATAGACATTGTCAATAGAAGATTTGTTatccttaaaaaataaaaatggaacCAGAAAGCAGATGAAGACAGCTGTGAGATATAAACAGCCGTACTATAATGCCTTGATTACTAATACGTCTAAATGTACACTAGTATGTACGTTTGGATCCTAGTCATGAACAGAGCCCACTAATAAACTATTTAAACTCTATTTCATGGAATGAAAGTCCCTTTAATTGCTCGAAGTAAACATGTTTAAATAGGGACTCATTTAACTCAGCTCGGGTGGCTGCTGCAGTGCACTCATTACCAGAGCTCTTACAATATTAACCTTTCTTTGTCTCACTCTTTTATTAATACACATGGGTTGTTGCTAAATGTACTTTTTGAAGAATTTTAAACCAATATGTTTGAATAATAGGTTACCAGTCGAGATCTGGCTCTGCTGCTTATGCCATCCAATAGATAGATTAGTGCTATGCTGTAAAATGATGACAATGTCATGCCTAATTCAAACCATgcctatttatttttttaaataattatgattGTCATATTTCCTTATTCTtaaaatctagtcatatccaattacccagctgTATCTCCTCTATTGCTGCAGATTCCTACCCTGGCCCAGTAAACGTCTGTAttagccaaccacttcttttcacgtGCATGAGGCGGGTTGACCTGGGTATCTGTATAATGAATgaagtcacgcactgatctccattattcccagtCTCTGTGCTGGCATCTTTGACCAGCCAGGAGAGGTTATAATTGCAGGTGTAATTCAGCCCACCCACCCTCAAACATAGCCAATGTCTGTGTAGAGGCCCTGGCCAAAAGCAGAAATGAGATcagagctcgagatctcagcgggatattccgttagcacaccagcgccaagattctgaactcctcggttcaaaactcggtgttgccaccggtcggctgggcaccatctagcgggcataattggcagtgcctgcagggagggatgaccagaatatgtgaacgggtcttcaaacgctgtgtaaggaccctgattggcagatagaggcacctgtacagagtgCGTAGGTGGAAAAGGGGTCAGTTAAGTgctgcgcgtgggtcggaggaggcgtgagcagcattataccctcctcaactgcaaaaaatcagggatccccagcagcagaagataaattgactacactaaattgggagataaacGCATAAAATATAGATAAAACACTATTCACATCCCAGCCCAAACCTGGCTAGCTAAAATTATTCCTGCCTCATACTATTCAGTGTATATATGGTATATATTTGATCAACCCTTTCTCACGTATTGTAGGAGAGGGTGTGGTTCaagaaaatgtaataatacCATGCTTCTTTCAATGTGTCTTCTCTGTTTAGGATCTTGTGAAAAGTCACTTGATGTATGCTGTTCGGGAGGAGGTGGAGGTGCTGAAAGAGCAGATTAAAGAACTGATAGAAAGAAACTCGCAGCTGGAGCAGGAAAACAACCTGCTGAAGAACCTAGCCAGTCCGGAGCAGCTGGCGCAGTTTCAAGCCCAAGTTCAGAGTGGCTCTCCACCATCGTCAATGCAGGGAGCACCACAATCAGCTGCACCAGTGCAGCAGCTCTCTGCACAGAACTCTGGACCCGCTGTGTAACCGGTAACACACCGGTTCCCGGTGAAAGGGGAACGCATGGCTAGCTGAACCGAGGCTGACTCCAAGTCACGGGAGGATTCTATCAAAGTTTGCACATATTTAACGTCTAAAAACTTGACAATGCCTGTACTAAGATGCTGTACACAATGTTGACTGTCCAGCATGTTGGATATTGCCAAACCCTGTGGACTGTGACTGTCAAGGATAGAAAAAATTAAGGTGGACACAATTCACAATCACTGTGCCTGTGTCTAATGGATTTTAAGCGATGTCATTTTTTTCACTTATGACTATGGCTTTGTAATGGTGTTTCAATGACTTGCGTACTTTTGTAGTGGAAATGCTGACAGCAGTCTATTTTTAGACTGCAACATGCAAGCACTTTAATGATGACGAATGTGAAAATTCTTTGATGAACAACTAATCTGTGCACCATCAGTTCTAAAAGTTTATGAGATTGTGGCCTAAATATTTGCATTAGTGTCATCATTATTCGTGGTGAATGAAGGGAGTAACGTTGCGTAACAGAAGGTAATGAATTCTCAGTATTTGACATAAAAATTCTTCATCTATCCATTGCGAATTTGCTACTGCTTACAGAGTGCAGTGGTTCTCTTGGTGAGCTGAGGAAAGATCTGTTAAGCTGAGCTGATTGAGTGAAAGTAGAAAGTCGCGCTCTTGTATATTCTTGTATATTTAGTGTAAGTAATGTGTAAAATAGTGATATTGTGAGAGACACTAAGAGACACTATTTAGGTTGTAAACTAAAGATGAGGTCTTCGGTTTGCTTGAgacatttgacttttttttatgctgttGTACAAGGATGGAGGTATCAGTCTTAGGATATTTACAGGACAAAAGACAACTACTCATCTTTCTGGCTGTGTTAACACCTACTGTAAACCTTATTCACTTGAAGTTATTTGAAGTATGTTACACTTACGCGATTTCtggttctatttttttttttttgccagtgAAGTACTCTGGAGATCAAACTTTCAAACTTAGTTATTCTGAATATCATTAGGATCTAATATGCATTATTACTGCATTCTGTGTAGAAGTTGAATGCTTATGTTGTGTGCATGTCCCCCAAAACCTGAGAAGGTGAAAAATAGTTCCAACCGCTCTTCACAATCCTCAATAAAATGTTCAAGGAACCTTGGCTGAGAACAGAAGTATCTGTGTGGTGTTTTTAGTCCTCGAGTCATTTACTGGGATCACCAGTGGCTTGTTCAAATTCATGATCGGTAATGTCAGTAGTGCTTCAGATTAAACCACTTCATCTTTACATtttaggtcctgggttcgatccccaggtggggcggtcctggtcctttctgtgtggagtttgcatgttctccctgtgtctgcgtgggtttcctcagggtcctccggtttcttcccacagtccaaagacatgcaagtgaggtgaattggaacactaaattgtccatgaatcttgtgtaatgagtaactaaagttcctgtcatgaatgcaaccaaagtgtaaaaaacatgacgttaaaatcctaataaacaaacatctttATATTTTACATGTCGAAAAGCAGATTTTCAACCCTCCTTATCTCTCTTAACCTAATTGTATCTATCACGTCagccagttaaccaaattcaagTGACAGCTGGCTTCAGTTTTATTAGCCAAACCCAGGCATAATTATAACCAGACCTGTTACACACAAACATCACTTAAttagaacctgtctggcaatgtgaagcagaCTCGTTACAATTGATAGAATCATACATTCTGTTTTCTATCTTGAAGAAGAATGTCTGCTCACAAAGACTAGGCGCTATAGCTTTACACGCAGTaggggggcggcacagtggctaagtgggtagcactgttgcctcacagcaaaaaggtcctgggtttgatccccaggtggggtggtccgggtcctatctgtgttgtttgcatgttctccccgtgtctgcgtgggtttactccgtgtgctccggtttcctcccacagtccaaagacatgcaagtgaggtaaattggaaataccaaattgtccatgactgtgttcgatataaccttgtgaagtgatgaatcttgtgtaataagtaactaccgttcccgtcatgaatgtaaccaaagtgtaaaacatgacgttaaaattcaaataaacaaTCATTAATCAAACACACAGTAGGGTTATGTAGCAGAACAATGGTTTTGGAGTGGCCGAGTCATAGTCTTGTCTTGAATCCCATTAAGATGATGTGGCGAGACCTTTAACTTGCAGTTCATGCTCCAAAATAAGAGTGGGGAAAAATTCCTCCACAGCGTTGTAAAAGACGTATCGCAACATTTTGATTTGAGTTTTTACTGCCAAGGGTGGTACAACCAGTTATTACTTTTAGGGGAGACAATTACTTTTTCATATGGGTCATAAAGTGACTAATTTgactacaataaaattagttggaagatctgatgcatttaaatgtgacaaattaccAAAAACACAGTTTGAATTAGTAGTCTTTACAAAGGCAGCAGTGCTTGGGAAGTTTCTTCTTGTTTACTAATAATTTTTTGAAGGTTGTAATTGATCTAAATCGTTTAGCTTTGTTACACACTATCATAAGAACTTTCTAaaatacctttggtcattcgtttttcacttcaaagttgaaaaacaagaaaacgggttgtttttcatttcaaaaaacaatattgGAAAATTGGGAAATGGGGCATTATTGgtttttcgttttaagatcaaaaatcaaataaattacaagcagaaattgaaaaacgggtcgtattttaattttcagaAATCAACATTTTCATCAGTTCAACCAGATATAAATGTGCAAGCACTGACGTGTATATTATGTGCTTCATatagacagtgtaaatcaagcacaagtgttgagaagacggagcaaaaagtaatattattattgttcctaaataaaagggctattctaagaaaaagaatgctGTTTACTAACGTCTCACCGTCGTCACAAAATTTACATACATCTTTTTACCATATAggactcaattctgtaatacaggcataactaaatcgtacatgtcactgtgtaactattacaacatttaatgcattttaatcagcgttctgcttcatgcacttctGAAACAGCTTTAACTAAAGATTAACCAAATAACTTTTTGAAAtctatttgattgttgtttgcTTCTTGTTTACTGCGgagtta
The Trichomycterus rosablanca isolate fTriRos1 chromosome 12, fTriRos1.hap1, whole genome shotgun sequence genome window above contains:
- the tsc22d1 gene encoding TSC22 domain family protein 1 isoform X2 — encoded protein: MNSQCYSVAMDLGVCQLRDFSISFLSSLLGTETSSVRLDNSSSGASVVAIDNKIEQAMDLVKSHLMYAVREEVEVLKEQIKELIERNSQLEQENNLLKNLASPEQLAQFQAQVQSGSPPSSMQGAPQSAAPVQQLSAQNSGPAV